From Oscillospiraceae bacterium CM, a single genomic window includes:
- a CDS encoding Rrf2 family transcriptional regulator encodes MKISTRGRYAIRMMLELAMSEPDQYVTIKSIAERQDISGKYLEQIISVLSRAGFVKSVRGAQGGYKLARNAEEYTVGSILRLIEGSLVPVACMEDEPNQCPRCETCATLDVWKQVDEAVSSVVDHITLFDLVQKQKTMASPSPTPER; translated from the coding sequence ATGAAGATATCAACGCGCGGCAGGTATGCCATCCGCATGATGCTGGAGCTTGCCATGAGTGAGCCGGATCAGTATGTCACCATCAAAAGCATTGCCGAGCGGCAGGATATTTCCGGAAAATATCTGGAGCAGATTATTTCCGTTTTGAGCCGGGCGGGGTTTGTTAAAAGCGTTCGCGGTGCGCAGGGCGGCTATAAGCTCGCGCGAAATGCCGAGGAATACACGGTCGGCTCCATTCTGCGTCTGATTGAAGGCAGCCTTGTCCCGGTGGCCTGCATGGAGGATGAGCCGAACCAATGTCCCCGGTGCGAGACGTGCGCAACGCTCGACGTTTGGAAGCAGGTTGACGAGGCTGTCAGCAGTGTGGTGGATCATATCACGCTTTTTGATCTCGTCCAGAAGCAAAAG
- a CDS encoding tRNA threonylcarbamoyladenosine dehydratase, which yields MHQEFSRTQLLLGRAAMACLEDASVAVFGIGGVGGYAAEALARSGVGRLTLVDDDMVCLTNINRQLIATHGTIGRKKVDVMKERILDINPKCRVIVRECFYGAETAADFELSDYDYIIDAIDTVSSKLILIEEAIFAGTPLVSCMGAGNKLDPTRLEVADIFETSVCPLARVMRRELKARDIRALKVVYSREEALKPVEEAKQSCRTSCICPPGTKRKCTIRRQVPGSVSFVPSVAGLILASEVVRDLLGVH from the coding sequence ATGCATCAGGAGTTTTCAAGAACGCAGCTTCTGTTGGGCAGGGCAGCCATGGCCTGTTTAGAAGACGCCTCTGTCGCTGTGTTCGGTATCGGCGGCGTTGGGGGATATGCTGCGGAGGCACTGGCTCGGAGCGGTGTCGGCAGACTGACACTTGTCGATGACGATATGGTTTGCCTGACAAATATCAATCGTCAGCTTATCGCAACGCACGGCACAATCGGGCGAAAAAAGGTTGACGTGATGAAAGAGCGCATACTTGACATTAACCCGAAGTGCCGCGTCATTGTTCGAGAGTGTTTTTACGGCGCGGAGACGGCCGCTGATTTTGAATTGAGTGATTATGACTATATTATTGACGCGATTGACACCGTTTCGTCAAAGCTTATTTTGATCGAAGAAGCGATATTTGCCGGGACGCCGCTCGTCAGCTGCATGGGTGCCGGGAACAAGCTGGACCCGACGCGCCTCGAAGTTGCCGATATTTTTGAAACCTCTGTCTGCCCGCTGGCCCGCGTGATGCGGCGGGAACTGAAAGCACGCGACATCAGGGCGCTGAAAGTCGTCTATTCCCGCGAAGAGGCGCTCAAGCCTGTCGAAGAAGCAAAACAGAGCTGCAGAACAAGCTGTATCTGTCCGCCGGGGACAAAACGCAAATGTACCATCCGCCGCCAGGTTCCGGGCAGCGTCTCCTTTGTCCCGTCAGTCGCGGGGCTGATTCTTGCATCCGAGGTTGTGAGAGACTTGCTGGGCGTTCATTAG